In Streptomyces sp. SN-593, a single genomic region encodes these proteins:
- a CDS encoding ABC transporter permease — MASTDTGAKDTAPLGDEPAGQGAPARQPGARDLSGLEAGLDALETVSTARVPIGQVLLKKVLPPLSAAVLVLVVWQLCSWGKVADPTKLPSPHAVWQELVDRWNAGDLFSIIWTSVERGLLGFLAALVIGTPLGLLVARVSFVRAAIGPILSGLQSLPSVAWVPAAVIWLGLSDSAMYAVILLGAVPSIANGLVAGIDQVPPLYLRAGRTIGATGVRGAWFILLPASLPGYVAGLKQGWAFSWRSLMAAELIASSPDLGVGLGRYLENMREASDMAGVFLGILLILVVGIAIDLIVFSPLERWVLRSRGLTAGVR, encoded by the coding sequence ATGGCCAGCACTGACACCGGAGCGAAGGACACCGCGCCGCTCGGCGACGAGCCGGCGGGGCAGGGTGCGCCCGCGCGGCAGCCGGGCGCCCGGGACCTGTCCGGCCTGGAGGCGGGCCTGGACGCGCTGGAGACCGTCTCCACCGCCCGGGTGCCGATCGGGCAGGTGCTGCTGAAGAAGGTGCTGCCGCCGCTGAGCGCGGCCGTGCTGGTGCTGGTGGTCTGGCAGCTCTGCTCCTGGGGGAAGGTCGCCGACCCGACGAAGCTGCCCAGCCCGCACGCGGTGTGGCAGGAGCTGGTGGACCGCTGGAACGCCGGCGACCTGTTCTCGATCATCTGGACCAGTGTCGAGCGCGGCCTGCTCGGCTTCCTGGCCGCGCTGGTGATCGGCACCCCGCTGGGCCTGCTGGTCGCGCGGGTGTCGTTCGTCCGGGCCGCCATCGGGCCGATCCTGTCCGGGCTCCAGTCGCTGCCGTCGGTGGCGTGGGTGCCGGCCGCGGTGATCTGGCTGGGGCTGAGCGACTCGGCGATGTACGCGGTGATCCTGCTCGGCGCGGTCCCGTCGATCGCCAACGGCCTGGTGGCCGGCATCGACCAGGTGCCGCCGCTGTACCTGCGGGCCGGCCGCACCATCGGCGCGACCGGGGTGCGCGGGGCCTGGTTCATCCTGCTGCCCGCGTCGCTGCCGGGCTACGTGGCCGGCCTGAAGCAGGGCTGGGCGTTCTCCTGGCGCTCGCTGATGGCCGCCGAGCTGATCGCCTCCTCGCCGGACCTGGGGGTGGGCCTGGGCCGCTACCTGGAGAACATGCGCGAGGCGTCCGACATGGCCGGGGTCTTCCTCGGCATCCTGCTGATCCTCGTGGTGGGCATCGCGATCGACCTGATCGTCTTCAGCCCGCTGGAGCGGTGGGTGCTGCGCAGCCGCGGCCTGACCGCGGGGGTCCGGTAG
- the cysC gene encoding adenylyl-sulfate kinase produces the protein MRTPQSATVRSRTAPTSTASGNQEDRMSGGATVWLTGLPSAGKTTIATALAGTLRAEGRRVEVLDGDEIREFLSAGLGFSREDRHTNVQRIGFVAELLASHGVLVLVPVIAPYADSREAVRKRHEARGTAYVEVHVATPVDVCSVRDVKGLYAKQAAGELTGLTGVDDPYEAPARPDLRIETEGSTVEQSAAAVYAYLGASGRIASEKR, from the coding sequence GTGAGAACCCCCCAGAGCGCGACTGTCCGCAGTCGCACCGCACCGACGTCGACCGCGTCGGGGAACCAGGAGGACCGGATGAGCGGCGGAGCCACCGTATGGCTCACCGGGCTGCCCAGCGCCGGCAAGACCACCATCGCCACCGCGCTGGCCGGCACGCTGCGCGCCGAGGGCCGCCGGGTCGAGGTGCTGGACGGCGACGAGATCCGCGAGTTCCTCTCGGCGGGCCTCGGCTTCAGCCGCGAGGACCGGCACACCAACGTGCAGCGGATCGGCTTCGTCGCCGAACTGCTCGCCTCGCACGGCGTGCTGGTGCTGGTCCCGGTGATCGCGCCGTACGCCGACAGCCGTGAGGCGGTCCGCAAGCGGCACGAGGCCCGCGGCACCGCCTACGTGGAGGTGCACGTCGCCACGCCGGTGGACGTCTGCTCGGTGCGGGACGTCAAGGGGCTGTACGCCAAGCAGGCCGCGGGCGAGCTGACCGGGCTCACCGGGGTCGACGACCCGTACGAGGCCCCGGCCCGGCCCGACCTGCGCATCGAGACCGAGGGCAGCACCGTCGAGCAGTCGGCGGCGGCCGTGTACGCGTATCTCGGGGCCAGTGGCCGCATCGCGAGCGAGAAGAGGTAG
- a CDS encoding MMPL family transporter, with product MGGWSARHRWAAVGGWLLFVIAVLVIGQAVGRSDVDEARSVPGEVAQAATLTDDAGLQDKASEMVLVQTSHGSVTDPAVRAAVADVVAAVRSTGLATAITSPYDTQAVSKDHRSALVRFDMRGTADDAPDHVQPVLDAVAKVQHAHQGLRIEEFGDASGEHAVDDAFGSDFKTAEYSAVPVALAILLIAFGALVAALLPVALALTAFLGASGVVALVSHAVPMSDTANSVMLLVGLAVGVDYCLFYLRREREERAAGHDAGTALRIASATSGRAILISGFTVIVAMAGMLFTGIGDFKAMGMATMIVVAIAMFGSVTVLPALLSMLGERVEKGRVPFVGRGSRGHGGGRTADDGSRFWRTVLRPVLRHPKAATLVAGGALVALAIPALSMHTANLSTQQELGDGLPVIKTYEHIEAAFPGGPDPAHVVVKADAIDSPQVRAAIADFRAEAVRSGASTGPVTVTVHAAQNLARIDVPLAGGGDRGKAEADVRLLRDHVRPDTLGKVGGLRAPITGDTASSMDFTHKISSSVPPVFGFVIVFAFLLMLLSFRSLTIALTSIVLNLLSVGAAYGVLTLVFQHGVGASLVGAHDSGAVVAWLPLFLFVILFGLSMDYHVFVVSRIREARMRGLSTKAAIEKGITTTAGVVTSAAVIMVAVFAIFGTLSMQSMKQMGVGLAFAVLIDATVIRGVLLPAVMTLLDERNWYLPRWMHRLPDMTERDAAPPLPPVPADPPRRPVPDHV from the coding sequence ATGGGCGGTTGGAGTGCCCGGCACCGCTGGGCGGCGGTCGGCGGCTGGCTGCTCTTCGTCATCGCCGTCCTGGTGATCGGCCAGGCGGTGGGCCGCTCCGACGTCGACGAGGCCCGGTCGGTGCCGGGCGAGGTCGCCCAGGCGGCGACGCTCACCGACGACGCCGGGTTGCAGGACAAGGCGTCCGAGATGGTGCTGGTGCAGACCTCGCACGGCAGCGTCACCGACCCGGCGGTCCGCGCCGCGGTCGCCGACGTGGTCGCCGCGGTCCGCTCCACCGGCCTCGCGACGGCGATCACCTCGCCGTACGACACCCAGGCCGTGTCCAAGGACCACCGCTCGGCGCTGGTCCGGTTCGACATGCGCGGGACGGCCGACGACGCGCCCGACCACGTGCAGCCGGTGCTCGACGCGGTCGCCAAGGTGCAGCACGCCCACCAGGGCCTGCGGATCGAGGAGTTCGGCGACGCCAGCGGCGAGCACGCGGTCGACGACGCCTTCGGCAGCGACTTCAAGACCGCCGAGTACTCCGCCGTGCCGGTCGCGCTGGCCATCCTGCTGATCGCCTTCGGCGCCCTGGTCGCCGCGCTGCTGCCGGTCGCGCTGGCGCTGACCGCGTTCCTCGGCGCGAGCGGCGTGGTCGCGCTGGTCAGCCACGCCGTCCCGATGAGCGACACCGCGAACTCGGTGATGCTGCTGGTCGGCCTCGCGGTCGGCGTCGACTACTGCCTGTTCTACCTGCGCCGGGAGCGCGAGGAGCGGGCCGCGGGCCATGACGCCGGGACCGCGCTGCGGATCGCCTCGGCCACCTCCGGGCGGGCCATCCTGATCTCCGGGTTCACCGTGATCGTGGCGATGGCCGGGATGCTCTTCACCGGCATCGGCGACTTCAAGGCCATGGGCATGGCCACGATGATCGTGGTGGCGATCGCGATGTTCGGTTCGGTGACGGTGCTGCCGGCGCTGTTGTCGATGCTGGGCGAGCGGGTGGAGAAGGGCCGGGTGCCGTTCGTCGGCCGCGGGTCCCGCGGCCACGGCGGCGGCCGGACGGCGGACGACGGCAGCCGGTTCTGGCGGACGGTGCTGCGCCCGGTGCTGCGCCACCCCAAGGCCGCGACCCTGGTCGCCGGCGGCGCCCTGGTCGCCCTCGCGATCCCGGCGCTGTCCATGCACACCGCCAACCTGTCCACGCAGCAGGAGCTGGGCGACGGCCTGCCCGTCATCAAGACCTACGAGCACATCGAAGCCGCCTTCCCCGGCGGTCCCGACCCGGCGCACGTGGTGGTCAAGGCCGACGCGATCGACTCCCCGCAGGTCCGCGCGGCCATCGCCGACTTCCGTGCCGAGGCGGTCCGTTCGGGGGCCAGCACCGGCCCGGTCACCGTCACCGTGCACGCCGCGCAGAACCTCGCGCGGATCGACGTGCCGCTCGCCGGCGGCGGCGACCGCGGCAAGGCCGAGGCGGACGTCCGGCTGCTGCGCGACCACGTCCGGCCCGACACGCTCGGGAAGGTCGGGGGACTCCGGGCCCCGATCACCGGGGACACCGCCTCCTCGATGGACTTCACCCACAAGATCAGCAGCAGCGTGCCCCCGGTGTTCGGGTTCGTGATCGTCTTCGCCTTCCTGCTGATGCTGCTGTCCTTCCGGTCGCTGACCATCGCGCTGACCTCGATCGTGCTGAACCTGCTGTCGGTGGGCGCGGCCTACGGGGTGCTGACCCTGGTCTTCCAGCACGGCGTGGGCGCCTCGCTGGTCGGCGCGCACGACAGCGGCGCGGTCGTGGCCTGGCTGCCGCTGTTCCTCTTCGTGATCCTCTTCGGGCTGAGCATGGACTACCACGTGTTCGTGGTCTCCCGGATACGTGAGGCGCGGATGCGCGGGCTGAGCACCAAGGCCGCGATCGAGAAGGGCATCACCACCACCGCGGGCGTGGTCACCAGCGCCGCCGTCATCATGGTCGCGGTCTTCGCGATCTTCGGGACGCTGTCGATGCAGAGCATGAAGCAGATGGGCGTCGGCCTGGCCTTCGCGGTGCTGATCGACGCCACCGTCATCCGCGGGGTGCTGCTGCCGGCGGTCATGACACTGCTCGACGAGCGGAACTGGTACCTGCCGCGGTGGATGCACCGGCTGCCCGACATGACCGAGCGCGATGCGGCGCCGCCGCTGCCGCCGGTCCCCGCCGACCCGCCCCGGCGCCCGGTCCCCGACCACGTCTGA
- a CDS encoding phosphoadenylyl-sulfate reductase: protein MTTAPHTAQDLQRLAEQAGRDLEEASALDVLRWAADTFGRRFCVTSSMEDAVVAHLASRAMPGVDVVFLDTGYHFPETIGTRDAVEVVMDVNVITLTPEQTVAEQDAQYGPKLHDRDPDLCCALRKVAPLEAGLRGYDAWATGLRRDESPTRADTPVVGWDARRQKVKIAPIARWTQEDVETYVAQHGVLTNPLLMDGYASVGCAPCTRRVLEGEDARSGRWAGLGKTECGIHL, encoded by the coding sequence GTGACCACCGCACCGCACACCGCACAGGATCTCCAGCGGCTGGCCGAACAGGCCGGCCGCGACCTCGAGGAGGCGTCCGCACTCGACGTGCTGCGCTGGGCCGCCGACACCTTCGGCCGCCGCTTCTGCGTCACCTCCTCGATGGAGGACGCCGTCGTCGCGCACCTGGCCTCGCGTGCCATGCCGGGCGTGGACGTCGTGTTCCTGGACACCGGCTACCACTTCCCGGAGACCATCGGCACCCGGGACGCGGTGGAGGTCGTGATGGACGTGAACGTGATCACGCTCACCCCCGAGCAGACCGTCGCCGAGCAGGACGCGCAGTACGGCCCGAAGCTGCACGACCGCGACCCCGACCTGTGCTGCGCGCTGCGCAAGGTCGCCCCGCTGGAGGCCGGGCTGCGCGGCTACGACGCGTGGGCGACCGGGCTGCGCCGTGACGAGTCCCCGACCCGGGCCGACACGCCCGTGGTCGGGTGGGACGCGCGGCGCCAGAAGGTGAAGATCGCCCCGATTGCCAGGTGGACACAGGAAGACGTGGAAACATACGTCGCTCAGCACGGGGTTCTCACCAACCCGCTGCTGATGGACGGCTACGCCTCGGTCGGCTGCGCTCCCTGCACCCGCCGGGTGCTCGAGGGCGAGGACGCCCGGTCGGGCCGGTGGGCCGGCCTCGGCAAGACCGAGTGCGGGATCCACCTGTGA
- a CDS encoding sirohydrochlorin chelatase, translated as MRPARTEAPALLVIAHGSRDPRHAATVRALTARAASGRPGLRVETAFLDFDAPSVPAALERMADGGAREVVALPLLLTRAFHAKTDIPAVLADAAAGLPGLRLRTAGVLGPSPLLVAALERRLRAAGVRRRDRAGTGVVLASAGSSDPEARAVIAALAREWRRTGWCDVRPAFASASLPRTEDAVRALRAEGARTVAVAPYVLAPGFLPDRIARGAREAGADVLADVLGPAPEVAELLLRRYDEALRSPAGRPAAARSAAARLALA; from the coding sequence TTGCGCCCCGCCCGTACGGAAGCGCCCGCGCTGCTGGTGATCGCGCACGGCTCGCGCGACCCGCGGCACGCCGCGACCGTACGGGCGCTGACGGCCCGGGCTGCCTCGGGACGGCCGGGGCTGCGGGTGGAGACCGCGTTCCTCGACTTCGACGCCCCGTCGGTGCCGGCCGCCCTGGAGCGGATGGCGGACGGCGGGGCGCGCGAGGTGGTGGCGCTGCCGCTGCTGCTGACCCGCGCGTTCCACGCCAAGACCGACATCCCCGCGGTGCTGGCCGATGCGGCCGCGGGGCTGCCCGGGCTGCGGCTGCGCACCGCTGGTGTGCTCGGCCCCTCGCCGCTGCTGGTCGCCGCCCTGGAGCGGCGGTTGCGGGCGGCCGGGGTGCGGCGGCGCGACCGGGCCGGTACCGGCGTCGTGCTGGCGTCGGCCGGCTCCTCCGACCCGGAGGCGCGCGCGGTGATCGCCGCTCTCGCGCGGGAGTGGCGGCGCACCGGCTGGTGCGACGTGCGGCCCGCCTTCGCCTCCGCGTCGCTGCCGCGCACCGAGGACGCGGTCCGCGCGCTGCGCGCGGAGGGTGCGCGCACCGTCGCCGTGGCGCCGTACGTGCTCGCGCCCGGCTTCCTGCCCGACCGGATCGCCCGGGGCGCGCGGGAGGCGGGCGCGGACGTGCTGGCGGACGTCCTCGGACCGGCGCCCGAGGTGGCCGAGCTGCTGCTGCGCCGCTACGACGAGGCACTGCGCTCCCCCGCCGGGCGCCCCGCCGCCGCCCGCTCCGCCGCCGCCCGCCTCGCCCTCGCCTGA
- a CDS encoding ABC transporter ATP-binding protein: MTTMADTLTGPAAPSAGPAGYAARIDHVSKAFGRPGARQLVLDDITLDVAPGEFVCLLGASGCGKSTLLNLVAGLDEPSAGGIETPGGRPALMFQEHALFPWLTAGKNIELALRMRGVPREERRPEAERLLSLVRLGGAYGKRVHELSGGMRQRVALARALAQDSQLLLMDEPFAALDAITRDVLHDELTRVWSETDLSVLFVTHNVREAVRLAQRVVLLSSRPGRINREWAIDIPQPRRIEDAGVADLSVEITEELRGEIRRHGQH; encoded by the coding sequence GTGACCACCATGGCCGACACCCTCACCGGCCCCGCGGCACCGTCGGCGGGACCCGCCGGGTACGCCGCGCGCATCGACCATGTTTCGAAGGCGTTCGGCAGGCCCGGCGCCCGCCAGCTCGTGCTGGACGACATCACGCTCGACGTGGCGCCGGGCGAGTTCGTCTGCCTCCTGGGGGCCTCGGGGTGCGGCAAGTCCACCCTGCTGAACCTGGTGGCCGGGCTCGACGAGCCCTCGGCCGGCGGCATCGAGACGCCTGGTGGGCGGCCAGCGCTGATGTTCCAGGAGCACGCGCTGTTCCCGTGGCTGACCGCGGGCAAGAACATCGAGCTGGCGCTGCGGATGCGCGGGGTGCCGCGCGAGGAGCGCAGGCCCGAGGCCGAGCGGCTGCTGTCGCTGGTCCGGCTCGGCGGCGCGTACGGCAAGCGGGTGCACGAGCTGTCCGGCGGCATGCGGCAGCGGGTGGCACTGGCCCGGGCGCTGGCCCAGGACAGCCAGCTCCTGCTGATGGACGAGCCGTTCGCGGCGCTCGACGCGATCACCCGGGACGTGCTCCACGACGAGCTGACCCGGGTCTGGTCGGAGACCGACCTGTCGGTGCTGTTCGTGACGCACAACGTGCGCGAGGCGGTCCGGCTCGCGCAGCGGGTCGTGCTGCTGTCGTCGCGGCCCGGCCGGATCAACCGGGAGTGGGCCATCGACATCCCGCAGCCGCGCCGCATCGAGGACGCGGGCGTGGCCGACCTGTCCGTCGAGATCACCGAAGAACTCCGTGGGGAGATCCGCCGCCATGGCCAGCACTGA
- a CDS encoding sulfate adenylyltransferase subunit 1, with product MTGTTSPITAEQLSATTLLRFATAGSVDDGKSTLVGRLLHDSKSVLTDQLEAVERASQVRGQQAPDLALLTDGLRAEREQGITIDVAYRYFATARRRFILADTPGHVQYTRNMVTGASTAELAVVLVDARNGVVEQTRRHAAVAALLRVPHVVLAVNKMDLVGYEESVFTAIAEEFTAYAASLGVPDVAAIPISALAGDNVVEPSANMHWYGGPTVLEHLETVRVGHDLTACPPRFPVQYVIRPQTAEHPDYRGYAGQIASGLLRVGDPVTVLPSGRTTTIAGIDALGSPVDTAWAPQSVTVLLSDDVDVSRGDLIAPTAHAPAVTQDITATACHLHERPLRVGERVLLKHATRTVKAIVKELPYRIDLSHGLAHEENPAALEVNDIGAVVLRTAEPLPVDAYAESRLTGSFLLIDPADGATLTAGMAGEPFAARPQAPASDDDGWDF from the coding sequence ATGACCGGCACCACCAGCCCGATCACCGCCGAGCAGTTGTCGGCCACCACGCTGCTGCGGTTCGCGACCGCCGGCTCGGTCGACGACGGCAAGTCCACCCTCGTCGGACGCCTGCTGCACGACTCCAAGTCCGTGCTCACCGACCAGCTCGAAGCCGTGGAACGCGCCTCCCAGGTCCGCGGCCAGCAGGCACCCGACCTCGCCCTGCTCACCGACGGCCTGCGCGCCGAACGCGAACAGGGCATCACCATCGACGTCGCCTACCGCTACTTCGCCACCGCCCGCCGCCGCTTCATCCTCGCCGACACCCCCGGCCACGTGCAGTACACCCGCAACATGGTCACCGGCGCCTCCACCGCCGAACTCGCCGTCGTCCTCGTCGACGCCCGCAACGGCGTCGTCGAGCAGACCCGCCGGCACGCCGCGGTCGCCGCCCTGCTGCGCGTCCCGCACGTGGTCCTCGCCGTCAACAAGATGGACCTGGTCGGCTACGAGGAGTCCGTCTTCACCGCCATCGCCGAGGAGTTCACCGCGTACGCGGCCTCGCTGGGGGTGCCGGACGTCGCGGCCATCCCGATCTCCGCGCTCGCCGGGGACAACGTGGTGGAGCCGTCGGCGAACATGCACTGGTACGGCGGCCCGACGGTGCTGGAGCACCTGGAGACCGTCCGGGTCGGCCACGACCTGACGGCCTGCCCGCCGCGCTTCCCGGTGCAGTACGTCATCCGTCCGCAGACCGCCGAGCACCCGGACTACCGCGGCTACGCCGGACAGATCGCCTCCGGCCTCCTGCGGGTCGGCGACCCGGTGACGGTACTGCCCTCCGGCCGCACCACCACGATCGCCGGCATCGACGCGCTCGGCTCACCGGTGGACACCGCGTGGGCGCCGCAGTCGGTGACCGTGCTGCTCTCCGACGACGTGGACGTCTCCCGCGGTGACCTGATCGCCCCGACCGCCCACGCGCCGGCGGTCACCCAGGACATCACCGCCACCGCCTGCCACCTGCACGAGCGGCCGCTGCGGGTCGGCGAGCGGGTGCTGCTCAAGCACGCCACCCGCACGGTGAAGGCGATCGTGAAGGAACTGCCGTACCGGATCGACCTGTCGCACGGGCTGGCCCACGAGGAGAACCCGGCGGCGCTGGAGGTCAACGACATCGGCGCGGTGGTGCTGCGCACCGCCGAGCCGCTGCCCGTCGACGCCTACGCCGAGTCGCGGTTGACCGGTTCGTTCCTGCTGATCGACCCCGCCGACGGCGCTACGCTGACCGCCGGCATGGCGGGCGAGCCGTTCGCGGCCCGGCCGCAGGCGCCGGCCTCGGACGACGACGGATGGGACTTCTGA
- the cysD gene encoding sulfate adenylyltransferase subunit CysD: protein MTTTARQTGASASPYALTHLDALESEAVHIFREVAGEFERPVILFSGGKDSIVMLHLALKAFAPAAVPFALLHVDTGHNFPEVLELRDRTVAEHHLRLHVAKVQDYIDDGRLRERPDGLRNPLQTVPLTDTIRELRFDAVFGGGRRDEEKARAKERVFSLRDEFSQWDPRRQRPELWSLYNGRHAPGEHVRVFPLSNWTELDVWQYIARERIALPEIYFAHRREVFRRAGMWLTAGDWGGPKAGEPVETRQVRYRTVGDMSCTGAVDSDAVTLEAVITEIAASRLTERGATRADDKMSEAAMEDRKREGYF from the coding sequence ATGACGACGACCGCCAGGCAGACCGGGGCGAGCGCCAGTCCGTACGCGCTCACGCACCTGGACGCGCTGGAGTCGGAGGCGGTGCACATCTTCCGCGAGGTCGCGGGCGAGTTCGAGCGGCCGGTGATCCTCTTCTCCGGCGGCAAGGACTCGATCGTGATGCTGCACCTGGCGCTGAAGGCGTTCGCGCCCGCGGCGGTGCCCTTCGCGCTGCTGCACGTGGACACCGGCCACAACTTCCCCGAGGTGCTGGAACTCAGGGACCGCACGGTCGCCGAGCACCACCTGCGGCTGCACGTCGCGAAGGTGCAGGACTACATCGACGACGGGCGGCTGCGCGAGCGTCCGGACGGCCTGCGCAACCCGTTGCAGACCGTGCCGCTCACCGACACCATCCGCGAGCTGCGCTTCGACGCGGTCTTCGGCGGCGGCCGGCGCGACGAGGAGAAGGCCCGCGCCAAGGAGCGGGTCTTCTCGCTGCGCGACGAGTTCTCCCAGTGGGACCCGCGCCGCCAGCGCCCGGAACTGTGGTCGCTCTACAACGGCCGGCACGCCCCCGGCGAGCACGTGCGGGTCTTCCCGCTGTCCAACTGGACCGAGCTGGACGTGTGGCAGTACATCGCCCGGGAGCGGATCGCGCTGCCCGAGATCTACTTCGCGCACCGCCGGGAGGTCTTCCGGCGGGCGGGCATGTGGCTGACCGCGGGCGACTGGGGCGGCCCGAAGGCCGGCGAGCCGGTGGAGACCCGGCAGGTGCGCTACCGCACCGTCGGCGACATGTCCTGCACCGGCGCGGTCGACTCCGACGCCGTCACGCTCGAAGCGGTGATCACCGAGATCGCCGCCTCCCGGCTCACCGAGCGGGGCGCCACCCGCGCCGACGACAAGATGTCCGAGGCCGCGATGGAAGACCGCAAGCGCGAGGGGTACTTCTAG
- a CDS encoding aliphatic sulfonate ABC transporter substrate-binding protein, translating into MPAPRSSRRRRLVAAAAALPILFGALSACGYGSDKSDDSASTAPAAAGSTSAKKLSADEVKIGYFPNLTHATALVGLKEGFFQQELGGTKIKQATFNAGPAEIEALNAGSVDIGWIGPSPSINGYTQSNGSNLKIISGSASGGVKLVVNPKKIKTVADLKGKKIATPQLGNTQDVALLNFIKSKGWKVDAQSGKGDVSVVRTDNSLTPQAYANGSIDGAWVPEPTASKLVDEGAKVLLDESTLWPNKQFVITNVIVSQKFLKAHPDVVEAVLRGSVKTNAWINANPDKAKADANDQLKALTQKALPASQLDPAWKSITVLDDPLASTAKAEAQHAVDAGLLKAPKLDGIYDLTLLNKVLKEQGKPTVSAAGLGTQ; encoded by the coding sequence ATACCCGCCCCGCGCTCCTCCCGCCGCCGCAGACTCGTCGCCGCGGCCGCCGCCCTGCCGATCCTCTTCGGCGCGCTGTCCGCGTGCGGCTACGGCTCCGACAAGTCGGACGACTCCGCCTCCACCGCGCCGGCCGCCGCCGGCAGCACGAGCGCGAAGAAGCTCTCCGCCGACGAGGTGAAGATCGGGTACTTCCCGAACCTCACCCACGCCACCGCACTGGTCGGCCTGAAGGAGGGCTTCTTCCAGCAGGAACTGGGCGGCACCAAGATCAAGCAGGCCACCTTCAACGCGGGCCCGGCGGAGATCGAGGCGCTCAACGCCGGTTCGGTCGACATCGGCTGGATCGGCCCCTCCCCGTCGATCAACGGCTACACCCAGTCGAACGGCTCGAACCTCAAGATCATCTCGGGTTCGGCCTCGGGCGGCGTCAAGCTGGTGGTCAACCCGAAGAAGATCAAGACCGTCGCGGACCTCAAGGGCAAGAAGATCGCCACCCCGCAGCTCGGCAACACCCAGGACGTGGCGCTGCTGAACTTCATCAAGTCCAAGGGCTGGAAGGTCGACGCGCAGAGCGGCAAGGGCGACGTGTCGGTGGTGCGCACCGACAACTCGCTGACCCCGCAGGCCTACGCCAACGGCTCCATCGACGGCGCGTGGGTGCCGGAGCCCACCGCGTCGAAGCTGGTGGACGAGGGCGCGAAGGTGCTGCTCGACGAGAGCACGCTGTGGCCGAACAAGCAGTTCGTGATCACCAACGTGATCGTCTCGCAGAAGTTCCTCAAGGCGCACCCCGACGTCGTGGAGGCGGTGCTGCGCGGTTCGGTGAAGACCAACGCCTGGATCAACGCCAACCCCGACAAGGCGAAGGCCGACGCGAACGACCAGCTCAAGGCGCTGACCCAGAAGGCGCTGCCGGCCAGCCAGCTCGACCCGGCGTGGAAGTCCATCACCGTGCTGGACGACCCGCTGGCGAGCACCGCCAAGGCCGAGGCGCAGCACGCGGTGGACGCGGGCCTGCTGAAGGCGCCGAAGCTGGACGGGATCTACGACCTCACGCTGCTCAACAAGGTCCTCAAGGAGCAGGGCAAGCCGACGGTGAGTGCCGCCGGGCTCGGCACCCAGTAA